One Silene latifolia isolate original U9 population chromosome 4, ASM4854445v1, whole genome shotgun sequence DNA segment encodes these proteins:
- the LOC141651052 gene encoding uncharacterized protein LOC141651052 has protein sequence MTNSGEIQTSEFATPQSYSLIHVENPGNNITQVAFNGNNYDEWSRSFHLALLAKGKDGYIDGTVSKPADSAANYPTWRSTNALVTAWIFNSIEPSLRRTISYRPEAKLVWVDIKNRFCQGNDPRIYRLQADLIACRQGPTESLMSYYGQLTKLWDDILEYDPLPPCSCNPCHCDWVTIMDSRRDKKRVRDFLMGLDTRFDNIRSQILGINPLPNLNLIYNRILQDEGVRNLTHNKTENNPDVITFATRTYNNSRQSGGGCDSRVSRGSNTSFSNDHTRPFCIACKRTGHTYKVCHRVTGNFPEWWGDRPRD, from the coding sequence ATGACGAACTCCGGGGAAATTCAAACCTCCGAGTTCGCAACACCTCAATCCTATTCTCTGATTCACGTTGAAAACCCGGGTAACAACATTACCCAAGTCGCCTTTAACGGGAACAATTACGATGAATGGTCTCGTTCTTTTCATCTAGCACTTCTCGCTAAAGGGAAAGATGGTTACATCGACGGGACTGTCTCCAAACCCGCGGATTCCGCAGCAAATTATCCAACATGGCGCTCCACAAATGCTTTGGTGACGGCATGGATTTTTAACTCCATTGAACCAAGCCTTCGCAGGACAATTTCATATCGTCCTGAGGCTAAATTGGTATGGGTCGATATAAAAAATCGATTCTGCCAAGGAAACGATCCTCGCATCTATCGATTACAAGCAGATCTTATTGCTTGTCGCCAAGGGCCAACTGAGTCCTTAATGTCGTATTATGGCCAGTTGACGAAATTATGGGATGACATTCTCGAGTACGATCCTTTACCTCCATGCTCGTGCAACCCGTGTCACTGTGATTGGGTCACGATTATGGACTCAAGAAGAGACAAGAAACGGGTTCGAGATTTTCTGATGGGTCTCGACACACGCTTTGATAATATTCGATCTCAAATCCTTGGTATCAATCCTCTTCCTAATTTAAATCTTATTTATAATCGTATTTTACAGGATGAAGGTGTCCGTAATTTAACTCACAATAAAACTGAAAACAACCCCGATGTTATAACCTTTGCAACTCGTACTTACAATAACTCGCGTCAGTCGGGGGGAGGGTGTGATTCCCGTGTCAGTCGTGGTTCAAACACCTCGTTTTCGAATGACCATACTCGTCCGTTCTGCATTGCTTGTAAAAGGACTGGTCACACGTATAAAGTATGTCACCGGGTCACGGGTAATTTTCCCGAATGGTGGGGAGACCGTCCTCGTGATTGA